In the Paroedura picta isolate Pp20150507F chromosome 15, Ppicta_v3.0, whole genome shotgun sequence genome, one interval contains:
- the LOC143824763 gene encoding uncharacterized protein LOC143824763, translating to MSLQRIRALFKRAKVAPLARAEAQPAAAAACRRRPKRGAEDVILAFLAAKEKGPQQELCFLRAVRRVCHIREWERKTTLPFPKEEVAAKIRDIMLKSFMGLEPRFILSMEAVADLSKFHPPLEPNVQRSIVAWALGMVLGGPPIGSDPAGQALQQEGEEALRRLLRGLIREDPSSGHLFTLLDQLLYWHRVRWPAPRARACALITDLLAATKMPGWNITERDQYGHLVAKLSVSLADPEAEVREKAREVIGQLLRLQQKEQGRSKKTISWEEDPERPWMESYAHLIAAAEVFGGHLSERQRLSFQEAALEDALSLDGRWVREGGLLVLLSLLGQARALLEEEEIEDLRSNLSALLYNIWRGREVPPEIAALLPSSDE from the exons ATGAG cctccaacggATAAGGGCCCTCTTTAAAAGGGCCAAGGTGGCTCCCTTGGCCAGAGCAGAggcccagcctgcag ctgcagctgcctgcaggaggcgccccaaaagAGGTGCGGAGGATGTTATATTGgctttcctggccgccaaggaaaaG ggcccccaACAGGAGCTCTGCTTCCTCCGGGCAGTCAGGAGGGTCTGCCACATCCGGGAGTGGGAAAGGAAAAcaactcttcctttccccaaagagGAGGTTGCAGCCAAAATAAGA gacatcatgctcaAATCATTCATGGGGCTGGAGCCGAGGTTcatcctctctatggaggctgtggcagacctGAG caaattccaTCCGCCCCTGGAGCCAAACGTCCAGAGATCAATTGtggcctgggctctggggatggtcctcggtgGGCCACCCATTGGatcagaccccgcaggccag gcattACAGCAGGAGGGCGAGGAGGCCCTGCGTAGACTGCTGCGGGGTCTGATCAGGGAGGATCCCTCCTCAGGCCACCTTTTCACCCTCCTGGAC caactacTGTACTGGCACCGGGTCAGGTGGCCTGCCCCCCGAGCCCGGGCATGTGCCCTGATCACGGACTTGCTGGCTGCCACCAAGATGCCCGGATGGAAC ATCACTGAGCGAGATCAATACGGGCACTTGGTGGcaaagctgtccgtctccctggccgacccggaggcagaggtccgggagaaggccagggaggtaaTCGGGCAGCTTCTCAGActccagcagaaggagcagg GCCGGAGCAAGAAGACAAtttcctgggaggaggacccagagcgGCCGTGGatggagagctacgcccacctcatcgcAGCAGCTGAG GTGTTTGGAGGACACCTCAGCGAGCGGCAGAGGCTCTCgttccaggaggccgctctggaggacgccctgagcctggacgggcggtgggtgagggagggaggcctcttggtcctcctctccctcctgggccaggccagggccctgctggaggaggaggag atcgaagaccttcggagcaacctctctgccctgctctataacatctggcggggcagagaggtcccccccgaaattgcggccctcctgccaagttcag